CCCACCGAGAGGACTTGCGCCTTGCCCGCGGCCACGCCGGTGTTGCCCTGCCCGTTGTCCTCGGCGGCGATGATGCCCGCCACGTGCGTGCCATGGTCCGTGCCCTCGCCCTGCATCGGCTCGCCCGTGCCGAAACCCACGTTGAAGCCGTGGAGGTCGTCCTTGATGCCATTGCCATCGTTGTCGAGGCCGTCCCCCGCCACCTCGCCCGGGTTCGTCCACATGGCCCCGTCCAGGTCCGTGTGCCGCGTGTCCACCCCACCGTCGAACACGGCGATGACGGGCACGCCCGCCGGCGTGGGCCTGGGCTCCACCGGGCCCGTGGGCTCCGTCTTGCGGGCGGTGGACGGCGGCACCACGGGCGGGTTCCCCAGCAGGCCCAACGGCCGCGGGCCCGGGCGCTGGCCCGTGGGACGGTCCACGAAGTTCGAGCGCGCGGGGGCCGGCTCGAAGCCATCCACCGGGCGGCGCACCTCCGCGCGCGCGGCCACGGGCGCCGCGGGGGCGGCCTGGGGAGACGTCACCTCGGAGGAACGCGAGGCCTTCACGGAAACAGAGGGGCTGGAGAGCTTGGAGACAGTCGTCATGGCGTGTAGGCCTTTCAGCTGAATTATCGGCGCATGACGCAGGGTGTTGCCTCCGCCCCTACGAATCATCCCTCCGCACCACATTACTGGCTTCAAGAGAAATCCGGGACTTTCTCAATGATTGGGTCTGCAAAGAGGGCGTACTGTTGAGAAACAAGAACTCCCGCTCGAGAGAGGCCGCGCCATGCCGTTGCCCCGCCGTCCCTCCTCCTTGTCCCGCTCGACGCTCCTGCAGATGGGGGCGCGCATCGCGGGAGTGGTGGCCCTGGCCACGCTCTTCAGCTACCTGCACGTGCTGCAATCGGTGCGGGCCGAGAATCTCGCGAGGCTGGAGCGGTACGTGGTGGAGCGCAGCCAGCGCGAGCAGGGCATCTTCGTGCTGGCGCAGGACAACCACGCCGTGCTGCGTCAGGCCCTGGAGGAGCGGCTCGGCGCCCTCTCCGAGGAGGAGGTGGGCACACGTTTCGACACCCTCTTCGTCCAGCTGCCCGACGGCAGCGTCCGCAACCGGCCCGAGCGCTTCGACGGCACGAGGATGCCGGGCCTCATCGTCCCCAAGGGCATCCCGCTCGAGGCGGGACTGCGCCGGCGCATCCTGGCCTCGTATGACGTGCTCGCCCAGTACGGGCCCGCCCTGCACACGCGCTTCACCAACACCTACGTCCTGCTGCCCGACGACGTGCTGGTGCTCTACTGGCCGGAGCGCCCCACGTGGACGCAGGAGGCCGCGAGCGACATGTCGTTCCTCGGGCTCGAGTTCTACGAGCTGAGCCTGCCCGGGAAGAACCCCCGGCGCGAGACGGTCTGGTGCGGCATCTACTCGGATCCGGTGGACCGGAGCTGGATGGTCTCGGTCTCCACGCCGCTGGACGTGGACGGCCGACATGTCGCGACGATCGGCCACGACGTGCTCATCCACGAGTTGATGACGCGGACCATCAACGACCACCTGCCGGGCGCGTACAACCTGCTCTTCCGCGACGACGGTCAGCTCATCGCCCACCCCCAGTTCACCCGGGAGGGCAACACGGGCCTCTATTACCTGCCGGGCAGCGCGGGGCAGAACAAAGCAGACGCCCCCCGCATCCCCGAGGAGCAGCAGCGCGACCTGCGGAGCATCTTCGAGCACGTGCGCCACGGGCCGTCCGGCCAGACGGTGACGGAGCTGCCGGAGCATGACGAGTACATCGGCGTGTCCCGGCTCAAGGGTCCCGGGTGGAACTTCGTCACGGTGCTGCCCGAGCGCGTGGTGTCCCAGCCCGCGCTCCAGGCCGCGCGCCAGGTGCTGCTGGTGGGCATCATCGCGCTGGTGGCGGAGCTGGCCATCATGTCCTGGGTGCTCCGGCGGCAGGTCACCCGCCCGCTGCTGGCCTTCAGCCAGGCCGCGGAGCGGGTGGCCGCCGGTGACTTCCACGTCGAGCTGGACACCTCACGCGAGGACGAGCTGGGGCAGCTGGCGCGGGCCATCCGCTCCATGGCCGACAAGGTGCAGCATCGCGAGGAGGCACTGCGCCAGGCCAACGAGCACCTGGAGCAGCGCGTGGAGGAGCGCACGCGTGAGCTCCAGGACGTCCATGCCCGGCTGGTGCAGACGGCGCGGCGCGCGGGCATGGCGGAGGTCGCCACCAACGTGCTGCACAACGTGGGCAACGTGCTCAACAGCGTCTACACCGCGGCGCAGCTCGCCCGGGAGCGGATGGGCCGGATGCGGCTCGAGCAGGTGGGACGGGTGGCGAACATGCTCCAGGAGCACCAGGCCGACGCCGGCACCTTCCTCACGCAGGACGAGCGCGGCCGGCATGTGACGCCCTTCCTGAGCAAGCTGGGAGAGAGTCTGATGAGCGAGCGCAAGGAGCTGCTCTCGCTGCTCGAGGACGTGGGCCGGTACACCGAGCACATTGGCGACATCGTCAAGGTGCAGCAGAACTACGCCCGGACGCCGCGGATGCACGAGCCCGTGCACCTGGAGGAGTTGCTGGAGGACGCGCTGCGCATCAACGCGGCCGGGCTCAGCCGCCAAGGGGCGCGGGTGGAGCGGCACCTGACCGCGCTGCCGCCCATGCTGACGGACAAGCACAAGCTGCTGATGATCCTCGTCAATCTGATCAGCAACGCCAGCCACGCCCTGGAGCGTGCGACCACCGGGGAGCGGCGGTTGATCGTGAAGCTGGAGCGAGACCCCGGCGACTACATCCGCATCGAGGTGCGGGACACCGGCATGGGCATCTCACGGGAGATGCTGCGGCGCATCTTCCAGTACGGCTTCACCACCCGGGAGGACGGGCACGGCTTCGGCCTGCACTCGAGTGCCCTGGCGGCACAGGAGCTGGGAGGCTCGCTGAAGGTCCACAGCGAGGGGCCGGGACACGGGGCCACGTTCACG
The sequence above is drawn from the Archangium gephyra genome and encodes:
- a CDS encoding ATP-binding protein, coding for MPLPRRPSSLSRSTLLQMGARIAGVVALATLFSYLHVLQSVRAENLARLERYVVERSQREQGIFVLAQDNHAVLRQALEERLGALSEEEVGTRFDTLFVQLPDGSVRNRPERFDGTRMPGLIVPKGIPLEAGLRRRILASYDVLAQYGPALHTRFTNTYVLLPDDVLVLYWPERPTWTQEAASDMSFLGLEFYELSLPGKNPRRETVWCGIYSDPVDRSWMVSVSTPLDVDGRHVATIGHDVLIHELMTRTINDHLPGAYNLLFRDDGQLIAHPQFTREGNTGLYYLPGSAGQNKADAPRIPEEQQRDLRSIFEHVRHGPSGQTVTELPEHDEYIGVSRLKGPGWNFVTVLPERVVSQPALQAARQVLLVGIIALVAELAIMSWVLRRQVTRPLLAFSQAAERVAAGDFHVELDTSREDELGQLARAIRSMADKVQHREEALRQANEHLEQRVEERTRELQDVHARLVQTARRAGMAEVATNVLHNVGNVLNSVYTAAQLARERMGRMRLEQVGRVANMLQEHQADAGTFLTQDERGRHVTPFLSKLGESLMSERKELLSLLEDVGRYTEHIGDIVKVQQNYARTPRMHEPVHLEELLEDALRINAAGLSRQGARVERHLTALPPMLTDKHKLLMILVNLISNASHALERATTGERRLIVKLERDPGDYIRIEVRDTGMGISREMLRRIFQYGFTTREDGHGFGLHSSALAAQELGGSLKVHSEGPGHGATFTLEIPCPLAEAPGDAA